Genomic DNA from Rissa tridactyla isolate bRisTri1 chromosome 17, bRisTri1.patW.cur.20221130, whole genome shotgun sequence:
TTTACAAAAATGCAGATAACCTATTTTTGTTCCATTGGTAGAGGCACCTGATGTTATTTTAACAGCTATGAAACCCCTCTGAGATTTTGTCCTAACTAGGTGCTAGTCAGGAAGCAACTTCTGACATATTTAAGGCACTGAAAAGTGCAAGCAACAGCAACTATTTCTGTCAAAGTACATGACCATATACATTATTtgacaatggggtttttttcatgactAAGCAAACATAACCCATACAACGCAACTGAATCAGCAGAGGGTCACTGCAGATTCTGTAATTGCCTGTCAGAGTTTACTCCTGAGGGTCGTGGTTACAGTCCTTGAACGCCTGGGCATGAGAGCTTTATTCAGAGGCACCATCATTAGATAAGCCCCTTGAGGGAGAATGCGATCTATTATATCCCTTTGGCTACACTTACCAGGAAGCACTGGTGAGAATAAATTCCCACTGTAGATGGGAAACGGAATAGACAGCACTGAAAAATGTAGAAACAACAACTCAGACTGAATATGCCCTGTCCCTACCAGGGGATACAAGCTGTTTTGTGCACAGAAACCCTGAAAACTGTCCAGCATGagaggcagggctgtgctccaGCTTTCTACTGAAGCAATAGCTTATGCTACAAAGGTGAGAGAAAACTCCCTGTAGCCATTAATTTCCAAACTTTGGTCCACAAGACCATCGTAAATAATGTGCAGCTGGTTCCCAGATGATGTTAGTGAGTACCCTGTGGCTCTGAGGAAGGTCTTGGCATTTTCCATGAGAATATTTGAGGGCTGACAGAGCCTCACAGACCAAAGTTTGGGAACTGTTGTTCTGTGAAACTGTTTCTAAGGAAACAGAAAGCCTGATGAGATGGGATTTGTCCCTTCATGTGTATACATCACCTAGCAAGGTGCTCTCTAGGCAGcactaaaatacaaataatagcATAATAACATGACAACAGTAATTATCATCAGTTCCTGAAGACTACAGAAATGTCCTTATTGCAGCCTGAGTGCATGAAGTCCAAAACATACCCAAAGCCAACATCCTTCTATTTTTGGCAGGTCCTACTCAATTCTGAATACTACGTCTTCCCCGTCCATCCAAGCCTTCACTGACGGAGCTCTGGaaagaagacagcaggaagaccAAGGACCCGGGGACGCGGGGCCACTCACTATCATCTGCCAGAATGTGCAGGTAGGGACCCACGCACACATAGAAATCACACACAGTTTTAGTGGCAAGTTTCCAGCAACTGGGTTTTCCCCAACAACTTATCCTCTGGTCTCCCTGCACTGCCTGCGTCAGAAGTTACAAGTTAAAGTTCTCTACAACCCTTTGAATGACACAATTAACCACAGGCACAGAAGACATTGCTGTCACCAAACCTACTCTTAGCAGGGGGCAGCAGGGCCCCATCCTCTGCTCCCTTTAGTAGCTTTATACCAGCATAAATTTACCGACTTCAGAAGAGTTTCCTGTACCCGCATTTACACAAGGGTAAAGCAAGCGGTACCTGGTCCTGACTCCCGTTAGTAAATCAGCTCTCAGAAAAACCCTTGCACTTTGATGAAGGTCAAACATCCTGTAATTTTTCTTCCAGCCCCTGAGAATAACCAGCCAGCCAGGGCCTCAGAAACGCTGCCTGTTCGTCTGCAGACACGGGGAAAGGATGGATGTCGTTTTTGGGAAGTACTGGTTGTCACAGTGTTTTGATGCCAAAGGTGAGTTGGCTCCCACCGGTCCCCTGGGCTCTAGGTTTAGATGAAGGAAGGAGAGCTGCAACTGCCTGGGGCAAAGCTTAGATGGAAGCTGTGATTTCCTAACACAAAACATTGCTTTGAGCAGCTACCAGCTGCAGAGCACCTCAGTGCAGAGCTCTGCCATGGCAGAGCTGTGAAACACAAGCCagggaataaatactacatttgCTAATATTTGGAAAACTATTGCAAGAAAAGAGTCCATCAAAGTAACATTGCCAAAGAGCATTTTCATGGAAATGAAGTGATGGCATTGGTAGTCAGTGTCCAGTGCAAACATCGACTACAGTCAGAAAAAGCCTCTTTTGCCTATTTGGCTCCCAGTCCTAAAAGAAATAACAACACTACAGGTATATTTCAGAGTGCCTTTTGGCGCATAAATTGCAATTTGCAACCCAGTAATATGCTTGAGTTTCAAACTATAGTTAACAGACTATAACTTCAGGCACTATTGGCATTAGAGCTGATTGGGAATATATCAAAAGTCTTTTTTCGATTAAAAAAATGCCCATATCTTGTAGCCAAAATCATTGGAAAAAAGGACGACTTTACAACTACtttctttctaatttatatttgaaGAGCTCTGACATTTTAGCCTCCTGTAAAAGTGTCACATTTGAGGTTTCATTTGTTGTAGGATGGAAATTACTTTCCTTTGGGGCATTAAATGTGTCCTAAAGATAACTTTTAAAACAACTAGCAACATTCTCTGATGATTTTGGACTGATACTTAATTTTTTCAGATTCCTGCTAGTTCTACAGAGGAAAAACTGCCTGACAGCCAGGTGTAGGCATTGCCTGCAAGGTGCAGACGTTGTGGTGAAAGAGGGTAGAAACAGGGGTGATACCCTCTGCCTCTCGAGTAATTCCAGCAACTGCTTCTAACCTTTCCCTCACAGGAAGGTATATGCGTAGTAACCTGAATATGCCTCACAGCTTACCTCAAAGAAGCGGCGGTTTCAGGGATTATGAAAAAGATGCGCCAATCACCGTGCTGGGCTGTACACAAGCAAGGCTTGTTGGTAAGTTGTCCTCAGCAGAGGAGAGCTTGCCCGGGAAGCTTTGCTAACGTGGATGAATCAGGTGCCCTGAACTAACAGGGTTTAGATGTTTCAAGAACCTTTGCAAAGTCCCTTCACCTTCCCTGGCAAGCCCCccctttcaaaggaaaacttgTCTCCTTCAGCTGCTACAGCTGAAGAAAAGACAAGGCACAAAATCCAGGACGTGGTATGAAATCAGAGCCATCAGCATTCCCTACCGCCCTGTAAACGTGCCACACTGGAAGATGCTGTTATTACCAATGTTGGTGAGAAATGCAGCAGCATGATGCTCACCTCGTGCAAAATATGCATTTTCCTTGATTATACAATCTTAAATTTAGACCTGCAGTTTTCTACACTAATATACTTTTATCAGCCTGTCTGGCTTTACGTTTATTTGgcaaaaacacatttcaaattatttccagtgttctcccccccttccccgatCCTTGTCGCTGACTTCTGAGCCTGTTGGTTTGTGTATACACAGAAAATTATTCTGTAGTCAAAGAGCACATATTGACCATTGTGATTAGGGGAGCCCAGCCCCTTAAAGACATGAGCTTCAGAGAGCAGTACTTAACATTTTCTCCAATTCAAATCCTTTAGAGTACTTCATGTTGGTCACATTCAAACTAGGGCAGCTAAAATTATActtgctttttaaacaaaaataaatcactgtacaACAGCAGGATGCTCAGACTCCCGGCCACATGGCATCGGGGTTCGCAATATGCACGTAACAGAAGGTGACTCTGGGAGCAATCACGGCACACTTTGCTGGTATCATTAAATGGGTCCGAGTACGCAACTGCATACGTGACCCAGACGCCACCAACCTGCCAGCGCAGGTGCAGCGTGCCAGCCATCTGCAGACAACCGCTCCCCGCCGCAGCGGCTCAGGCTCGACCTTGACAATTGCCGGAGCTGTAATTCCTCTGACGACTAAAGCATCCCCGTGACGGAGGGCTGTTAGATGTGCCACTCCTTCTAAATTACACCACTTCTCTCAAGAGATTTATTGATCAGTTTGACATGGTTACAGCCATCATTAAACATATGAAGTCAAGGTTAATAACCCCTTCTTGCTCCCACTTCTTTGTCCTGCCTCTtcaaatataacaaaaatataacTCTTACTACAAGTCTGTGCAATGCTGAGCAGATTCCTGTTCTCATTTGGTTCCCTTAGGCATTGCAAGAATATTAATAACCCTAATAGTGGAGTTGATTCTTATCTCATTTTCAGTGATCTTCCACCTGTGTAATGAAATGGTAATTTATGCTAGCGCAGAATCAAGCCAATTGAATTAAGTTGGGTTTGAGTTAAGTTGAATCATTCTGATTTATGGcttataaatgaaattaaattaaattcaagcTCTCTACAATTTTTCTCAGCACACTGTTTGCTTTTTTGGCTAAATCTAAGAGAAGCAGAAACTGAGCAAAAGCTGCTGTGATTTCTTTGCATATGGGTTAAGTACCTAGGCGCACGTGGAGCAACACATACAGAACAATGTATCCCGGTTCCACAGCTGTGCACATCACAGTGCCCAACACACCGCTGAAATAAAATATGACGGGTACACGTATTTCCCCAAACACAAGCAGTGCAGCTGGGAAGCTGCTTTAGCTCCTTGCCAGGTTGCAGATACAGATACCCTGCATGCTGCTGTTGCGGTTACATTGCCATTTGTCTGTTTTTATTCATGGGTTGAAACTTGCTTGCAGGTGAAGCCTTGCTAGAAACTAATACCATCGTAGACTACATCTACAGCTCCCCATCCCTACGTTGTGTACAGACAGCGCACAATATCCTGAAAGGTAAGAACGCAACGAGCAGGAAAGGCTGCATTCTCCTCACTTTCTGGGAAAAACACTGCCAACCAGATAAAAGAGAGCCTGCCATGGGAGACCCAAGTAAATGGTAATTTGGGGTGAGGACTATTTCCATGGGAGTATACTTCCCATTAGCGCAACACTGTCCATAAGTAACCCTTCTCTAATTGCACGGTGTGATGAGTGCTTAGACAAGCAGCATGCTGGCCGTAACACCAGCTGCCGGCGAGGGTGGGGTTTATTGCTCCCCCTGCAGAAACCAGATGTGGGTTTGGGGCAGGTGGACACCTCCAGCTCAGCATGCCCCGCACCCTTGCCTGCTCACGCTCCTGCAGCTGCTCGTTGCACGCTCCCACCGCAATTGCTACCAGCGAGAAACTTGCTACCCCCAGTAAGAGTAATTCACTGCATAAACTTGGAAGGGAAATAGCAATAAAGGCATGAGACACCCTGGCATTGGAAACAGTTGAAAACCAGCTCCAAAATACAGTCACGCCTAGGTTCAGTATATTGCATATAGCTGCCACCCAGAGGTTTATGTTCCTTGGCATGTTATATGCTAAATACATATATCAAATGCTTCATCTTTCATACCTACTATTGATCAACTGACaacttagagagaaaaaaatataatttacaatCAAACTTAAGTATTAAAGCTGCAAAGTCTTGCTGCTTTCCTCCCCAGCTACTTCCAGTGATATCTggtctcttttctcccttttccaggTATGCAACAAGAGAACAACCTGAAAATTCGAATAGAGCCGGGCTTGTTTGAATGGACCAAGTGGGTCTCTGGGAACACACTACCTGCCTGGATACCCCCCGTGGATTTAGCTGCAGCTACTCTAAGCGTCGATACAACCTACAGGTAGCAGAAAGGGGGGTGACAGGGTCTTGCATTGCTTTTTGGCGTTCTTTTTGAAAAGTAACACTTTGCTGAGTTTTAAAATTTAAGCAGTGACTGGAAGAGCTGCTGAGGCTCCTAGAATAAACTTAGGGCAGGCTCGAGGCTGCTGCATTGAACATGACCTGAGAATGGCTTTTTATAAACCACATTTCCCAGACCACCAGCAAGGTCCAGCTATATTGCTGATCATGGAGGTCCTCTTTCCAGTATTCCTTCCACCCTGAGCATCTTTCAGGTGTCCAGGAAACCctcaaagtatttttgtttgttttaaccctTTTCTTAAAACTTAGAAGCTTGGTCTGAGCTAACAGAACTTGTTTTGCTGACTCAGTTCCCTGACCATCATGTTCATGGACTAAACTGGACCCTGGGCTCATTTGCACccgcccttcccttccccagagaAAAAGCTTGTCTGTCTCTCTATTATGATTAGTATGGTGATGGACCTTAATCGTAAGTTTTGCATCACCCTGGGGAATATGTTTGCATCTGTCAGGAATCCAGCGTCTCCTGTGACATCAAAATTCAGAGGTTTTCTATCAAAGAGCTAACCACTAAGCGTTTACCACGTCTCAGCAATTACATTTGAAaagtttttaatggaaaaaattgcAGGTTTCTGATTCACATTTTCATGGTATTCAACCCAAAAACAGTTGGTGAAAGCAAACAAAGTAAACGCCTGGTTAAAAAACATTTGAATGGCAAATGCATAAGCACCACTGATCTTTCCTCCCACTTTGCAGAAAAGGGAAACGCAAAGATAATTCACTCAGCTTTCAGGGTCCCTGACAGAGCTCCAAAAGTGCAGAGCTGACCTTGCCAGAGCTTGGCATTTTTGTCAGTCACCCCTGCGGCTGCACAGACCACTCCTGGTGCCTGCTTAGGCTCCACATCCCAAACTCATGCCCTTGCTGCCAgcctctgctgctttccttttctccagccgCAAGGCTATGCCTCTGCGTTCCCAGCAGCATTGCCAGCAAACACTGTGGGGCTGCTGGGAGCAACCTGCAGCCAGGGTCCAGAGGGAAACTTAAGACTCCTCTGACTCCCCGATGAAGCATCGCAGCCGTGGTGCCCTCCAGCCTAACCCACAAATGCTTTTTACTGTAAGCCACCAAGAGAAAGGCTaaataaaacccaacagaaatAGTCATGTGGCAAAGAATAGACAAGAAGATCTGTTCAGGCTTCCTGCTCTCAAATTTATGATTCATTTATACAAGCCAGACTCAAAGAGCTCCCACAAACAAGGAAACTCCAGAAAGGTCACACAGTTCCAGTTTTCCACTGCACCTCACTGCTGAAATACCTGTATTGCTATGACTTCTTGCAGAGACTAGCACTTTCTGTCTCAGTGTGAGACTGATCACCAGCTGAGCAAACTcagataaaaccaaaacatttatgATACACACATCGTATACATACACAGGAGTTCCACCTACGTGTGCTCTGTGACAAATACTTTGTGGCTGGGCTTTTGTGGTTTATGGTATCACCAGAAATGCTGGTGTTTCCCAGTGTCCCAGTGCACCCGTGTGTTTAAGAGCCCTCAAGTGGAATAAGCAGttgaaacattaaaaagaaaaaaaagaagacaaacgtaaaggaaaaaaaaacttattttttttcatagctaaTTATACCATAAACCACTTTCATTGCATCCTTCCCGCCTGCAGCTAAAATTCCAACTTAGATACTCTGCGGATATCTAAATAGAAGTCCTTACACTGTATTTATCCCTGAAAGGGTATCACATGGCTAGCACTCAGCAGAGGAGCTGGACCACAGAGAGTCTCTGCTTCAGAAAGCACGTGCCTTCTGGGAAGTCCGTAACAAATATTCTCGGCACAAGAAAAGAGCCTGCTCTTGTGTGGTCAGCTGCTGGGGGACTGGGAGACAGCCCTCCTGCTCTCTGTCTCCTCTCACAAGCATAATTCCTGTAGATAGATCAGATCACTGGACGGATGGAAGAGTTAGGTCTTTTCCTTGCACCACAGCATGAAAATACAGCCTTCCACTTGCTATCCCTTGCTTCTCTGTGCACATCCACCTACTCCAGCTGATACAATTGGCCGGAGTCCCACCAGGCAATTCACTGAAAAGCCCTGGCCCGGGAGGAGGCCGGCTAATTCCAGGCATTTCCCAGCAGCGCAGCTTCACAGATGGCCAAAGCAGCAGTTTGCCTCTGTCCTTCACCAGTGAAGCCTGAGCAGTGAAGAGAGCCAGCACCTGCCTTCCCCACGCTCCACATTTCTCCCTGGACCTGCCCAGTCTCCTCAGACAGACACAGATGTTGTCAGCCCAGTCGCTGAGCTGGAAGCCATGGTAGCACAGTGCAGATCTCAGTCTGCAAAGACAGCTTGGGTGATGGCTTGTCACCTTGTCACCTGCTAGGACCGCCTGTCCACAGGCGGCTGCATCAACACTGTCCTTatccctctgtcccctcctgcagGATACAGATCTTGTTCTCCTGCCACTCGCTAACTTTACATAGGTGGGTGAGCCCTGGAATCTGCCGATCAGAGGGCACAAAACTAAATAAACACAAAGTGGCATTAGTATTGCTGCATGCTGTTGCAAAAGTCACACAAGTATAATCAGCACGTCGTATGCTGCCTCCACCAACACCACCAATTAGAGGAAGCAGTTACCATTTTCCCCAGCTAACTGATATACCTTAATGCAGGAATGGTAAACATCTCGGTCTCAAAGTTTAAAAATCATCATAGCGGTCTTGACACAAGATGCAGTTCTGGGGATTGGGGGAATTAGAAAAGTTAAAGAAACACATACTTGCAGATGAATCATAACTTGCACTTAAAACTTTTTCACTTCTTCCAATTCACCGCACTTGTTTTTCTGCTCACAGACCTCATATTCCTGTCAGCAAGTTAGTGGTTTCCGAATCTTATGATACATACATAAGTAGAAGCTACcaagtaacaaaagaaatcaTCAGTGAATGTAAAGGCAAAGGTAAGTGCTACAGAGGGGGTGAAAACAAGACAGACTGTCTGGGGTGTGAATGCCAGTATTCCTGACCAGTCTTTCCCCATTCAAGGAGTGAATCCCCATACCTGAATCCCTCATCTCCTCTCACAGAGATATTGGAAACTCCTGGATGTGTCAGAACTATGAATTCAGATACGCTCAGCTTACAAGAAAGGTCCATAAACTTAAGCAGCCCAAGTATTTTAGGGATCCCTACCCAAATGCAAGCTATTTCTCAAGGGAACAAAGAAGCCATTTGTACTCTGCTGTCTGTTACCAGTATCAGATGGGGCACCTTCCATCCCCCATCTGAGCTACTCTTCTGAAATATATTTCCCATAAAGACTGTAGAACATTTCTCTAAACACAATATTGAAATATctctagcttttatttttcattcacaaCAAAGAAATAGGATGTTTCCGAGTTCTGGTGATTTCACTAATTTCATTTCACTGTTCCGTCTCTACATTGTAAGTGTTTATTTTAATAGTTTGCACACAAAGCTCGAAAGCACACTGTGGCATTGGTTGTAAAGGATCTTCGAAATGGAAATCTAAAGCTATCGCTGTGGAAAACCAGCAACTGAAATTAAAGTGCTTGTTTTAATCAGAATTAATTTTGGGGTAGGAGAAAAGCATTTGCTTCACAAGACAGCTGAAATCTCGCTGgaattcttgttttcttctgaaaaccacTTTAAAACTAAGCAGCACTGAGTTAACCGTTATCCTGAAAATTGATAAATGCTCTAAATACATTAATAAACCatgctttttcccccctaatACACATAGTTTAATGTGTTGTTTTATGATAAACCAAACccactttgaaaatgtaaatggtCTGCTTGATCTTGGGCACCAGGTTTAACCTCCCGCCTCAGCCTGCATTTCTCACTTTATTTCAGGAAATAACATCCTGATCGTGGCACACGCGTCCTCCCTGGAGGCTTGTACCTGCCAGCTCCAAGGGCTCTCGCCGCAGAACTCCAAGGACTTTGTACAGATGGTCCGAAAGGTAATTACTGCCAAGGAGTAAAGCTCACTGGCTTTACATACAGAAATGAAATTTGCAATCTGCTTAACCAGGCAGAGGACAATTTGTTCCTCTTGTATGATCATTCCACCTATTACAGAGTTTCCCGCATTTCAGAAGTCAGGAGAATAAGGCAGATTGGTTTAAAAGGCGTATCTTATCGTGTCACTTCTGTAAGACACATTGTGGGATCAGATGCCCACCTAAAAATGGGCTTGCAGTGACTCTGCTTTATGCTTGGACTGTACAGAGACTCACACAGTGCCCTCCAGTGCCGAAAACACCGTAACCACAGTGAACAGGGCACTTCTGCCCTACACTTCCCCTTTTCATTTCACTCCAAAGAGCTCTTAACCATCAGagaaaaggactgaaaattaTAATGGGGTCTTCTGCCTTCATTCCTTTACTCCAGCCCTGGCTAAGGAGGTGGCATTGTCCActgccagccttgcagatgcTCTCAGGAGTATTCATAGCTGATACTTGATCTGAGGACTATCACCCTCAGACTAGCATCCATATTTCTCCTCCATAGCTATGCTGGCCTTCAGATTTCAGGACCATGTCAGCCAACAGGACATCTTTGGTTTGAACTGGCACATATTTAAACTATGTCACAAGGGTATATAATCTGTCTTTCCCACTGTTTTGCATGTACAATGGTGCACAAAATCTGGCTGTCACACCCGAGTCCTACAATCCTCCTTTGAAAATGGACTTTGGGGAGAcggaaagagagagaagacagtGAAATGCTTCAGTAGCACAAGAGGACTTCAGCCCTTAGGGAAGCTCCCTCCTTGCACAGCTCGATGCCTGCTCATTGCCTTTATTTCCATCTCTCTTCACACAGATTCCGTACTTGGGGTTTTGTTCGTGCGAAGAACTGGGAGATACAGGTGTTTGGCAGCTTACGGACCCCCCCATCCTCCCTCTCACACACGGACCAACTGGAGGCTTTAACTGGAGAGAAACCTTACTACAAGAATAGGCAGAGCTACACAAACAAGGAAAACCCATGGCCTTTCTAAGCGTTTGAGAACGTCTCTTCTTTCTTGTGTTTATTGACAATGGAAAAATAGTCATAATGTGTTCAGTGGATCACACAAACAGCTGTTCTAGCATATCTCTTACACAGCCACAGTCATGCAAAAATTCTCATATACAACTAGGCAAATACAAAATAGAAttatttgagggaaaaaatattaaaatacagattgAAGCTCTTACACTGCAGGGAGTCTCTGTTTAGTCAGTAGCTTGGGAAGATTTTCTCGCCTTGAATGGAGCTCTGATAACACCAGTAACTTTCACTGCCTTTTGCACCGCGTTAGACACCACTAGCACTGTGTAAAAGTCGAGCATTCAGgattctgggggtttttttcactacTATTTTTGCAAAGCATTAGCAGGCTTGCTCAAGACCATGAGCTGagacaccccccacacacactcaccACCCCCAAATTCTCAGCACTTTCCATAAAGTGTATGACCAGCAGCTGGAAATGAGAGTTCAGCATTGCCTCTCCAGCATCAGATTATCCCTCTCCTCTGTTTGAGCACTGTGTTAGGGGTGGTGTTGGGCATACCATGGGTGCAAAGACTGACTGACGCTGATCTGTGTCAGAAGAAAATTCTGAATTTCACCTCGGTTACAGATAAAGTTTGCACACCAAAAGACAGCACCATTGTGAACAAAGACTAGGACCAGTTTTAAGTGGAGATGAAGTATGCCTTTTCGAACCAAACCTGAAGGATTTGGAaagttggggtttgttttttttttccctttatttaggTTATTGAAATCCACCCTTGTGCACAGACCCAGCCTAAAGTGTTTGTGTCATTTAAATTCTCTTCAGAAGACCTTGAAAAAGGGTTTTCCCTTTTATACTGAGATTTTGTGCTGGTCATTTACACAGTGGTGGCTTTCCGTCCCTTGTGCGCTTTTCCGTCAGCCCTGGTGAGGTTCTGCAGTAAGCAGCTGTCTTCAGGAGCTAATGATGAAATCCAAAAGACGCTGAAATTCAGCCGCCGCTGCatgctttgcttccttttccttaatTCCTAAGTGCCATCTGTCATAAAGAcaaagcagagctgaaaaaaCAGTGCACTTAGATTTAGGAACAACATGCTTTGGCCTATTAAGATGCTGTTTATCTGGTGGAGAAAGCGTTATGTTttgaggagaaggggaagagaagggtTTCCATCCGTAGCTAGTATCTTTGAAATCACAAGAAGTGTCCTCTTAGTGCAACAACCTGCAAGATCCCAATATCAGCTGCTTCACAGGAGAATGCAAAATGCACAGCAGTGGGTAGTTTATGTATAAACTGGCCTCAGAGCAGGTTTCTTTAATATTATCTTAAGTCATCAGCCTTGGGTCAAAGAGTTCCTGCAGACATTTGTACAGATTTTATCAGCATAGGCTTACTTTAAGAAGGTACTTAAAAGTGTGCTTAAATGGGATGAAAGAGATTTAGGCATACTCCTTCGTTGGTTTGGGCTATAAGTCTGAGTATTCCCATAAATACCATCACAGGCAAGTTCAGAAGTACCAGGAGAGAAATTCTAGCATCCTAGGTACCCCTCTTCTGTCCAGCTTTCCCTCTGCAGAAAGCGTGAGCATCCTCATTTGAAATGTGCGTATGGCACAGAATTTTATGCTGGCCAACTCTGACAAAGGCTTATTCTTCATAGCAAGATCAAAATTTGATTTTGGCTGGGTTTCTTTTAACCTCTCAAGCCTTCAGCAGGACTGGTCTCACCTTCAGTAGGATATGACTGCACTTTCAGCAGTCTGAACAAACACGGAGTGATAAACTGCAATCCCTTCTTCCTAAATGAGGCAAAACACTCAGCAGTTGCAAAGTAACTTCTTAAGGGGTTTTATCTTAGCTTGTCTCTGGGTTTTATTGAGCTTGCCAGGGAGAGTACACCACATTCTGTACAGATTTTGAGTCAGCAGAGAGCTCATCCTGTGCAATATATACATTGTCATGATCCGTAACGATAGTCCATTATTTATACATTTATGACTATGTAATACACAGCAGGCCATTCATAAGTGCATTATTATACCAGGGATGTATGCTGAAAAGTCAGGGAGATAACTTATGAGATGACAGAAGAAACTGCTCCCGTGCAGTTACGCTGCTGTCA
This window encodes:
- the UBASH3B gene encoding ubiquitin-associated and SH3 domain-containing protein B isoform X2 encodes the protein MARRWRSCCQWASPKPGHKKHWHRQVEEVFKQHATGWLFSHVGDPFLDDTLPREYVLYLRPTGPLAQKLSEFWQQSKQICGKNKAHNIFPHITLCQFFMCEDSKVDALTEALQATVMRWKCKFPAPLPLELYTSSNFIGLFVKEESAEVLKKFAADFAAEAASKADVHVEPHKKQLHVTLAYHFQTSHLPTLEKLAQNIDVKLGCDWVAAIFSRDIRFVNHETLQVIYPYTPQNDDELELVPGDFIFMSPVEQTSTSEGWIYGISLATGCSGLLPENYITKADECGTWVFHGSYSILNTTSSPSIQAFTDGALERRQQEDQGPGDAGPLTIICQNVQPLRITSQPGPQKRCLFVCRHGERMDVVFGKYWLSQCFDAKGRYMRSNLNMPHSLPQRSGGFRDYEKDAPITVLGCTQARLVGEALLETNTIVDYIYSSPSLRCVQTAHNILKGMQQENNLKIRIEPGLFEWTKWVSGNTLPAWIPPVDLAAATLSVDTTYRPHIPVSKLVVSESYDTYISRSYQVTKEIISECKGKGNNILIVAHASSLEACTCQLQGLSPQNSKDFVQMVRKIPYLGFCSCEELGDTGVWQLTDPPILPLTHGPTGGFNWRETLLQE